The Campylobacter armoricus sequence TTTGGATATTCACAATTTAAAAGCATATTTTTTACATTTAAATCTTCATATAAAGAAGCAAGTTTTTTACTTAAGAAGGCATTTTCTTTACCCTCAAGAAGTAAATTTCTACTTCTATCATTACGCACTAAGGCTAAATTTTCATAAATTCCTTCAATACTTTCAAACTCATCTAGTAAATTCTTAGCACCCTTAGCTCCGATTCCTTTTACCCCTGGAATATTATCTGAACTATCTCCACAAAGTGCTAGAAAATCTCTTATTTGACTAGGTTTTACCCCATATTTTTCTAAACATCCTGCTTCATTATAATCATTTTTTGAAATAGGACTATAAATACTAACTTTATCATCTTTTATAAGTTGATATAAATCCTTATCTTGAGTGATAATTCTTATAAAAATATCCTTATCTTCGCACTCTTTAACTAAAGATGCGATGATATCATCAGCTTCATACCCTTCACAAGAAAAGCTTGAAAAACCCATTTTTTCTATCATTTGAATGCAAATTGGAATTTGAACTAATAAATCAGGTGGAGGTGGAGTGCGGTTGATTTTATAATTTGGATCTATTTCGCTTCTAAAAGTTTTTCCTTTACTATCAAGAGCAAAAATAATCATATCGCTAGGATGTTCATTTTTCAAGCTATAAATAAAATTAGCAAAACCACTGATCATATTACTGGGCTCACCTTTTGAATTTTTTAAACCCTTCAATGCATAAAAAAGCCTAAAGAAAAAGCCAAAAGTATCAATTATTGTCAAAGTTTTCATTTTTTTCCTATGTTAAAAAATTAATAATAATTATCACCCAAATTTATTTAAAAATCGGTAAAAAGTTTAAATTTATATTTTAGACATTTTAGATAGAATTACTATTTTGAAAAATCAAAATAAAGGTTTAATCTTGCAAACAAAATCAATCGCGGATGAAAATTTTCAAACACCACAAGGAAAAAAATCTTTTAAAAAGGCTGTATTTTCGTGTTGGCTAGGAACTGCTATGGAATATGCAGATTTTGCGCTTTATGGCTTAGCTGCAGCTACTATTTTTTCAGAAGTTTTCTTTCCTGAACAAACTCCTGTTATAGCGTTATTGCTTAGTTTTGTTACTTATGGAATAGGTTTTATTGCTAGACCTATTGGGGCTTTATTTTTTGGATATTTAGGAGATAAATACGGAAGAAAAAATGTATTAATGAGCACCATTGCATTAATGGGTATTTCAACTACTTTAATTGGTTTTATACCAAGTTATGCAGTAATTGGAATTTGGGCCCCTATATGTTTGGTTATTTTGCGTTTTATGCAAGGCTTTGGTGCAGGTGCTGAACTTTCAGGTGGGACCGTTATGCTTGGAGAATATGCTCCCAGCAAGCATAGAGGTTTAATCTCTTCTATCATTGCTCTTGGATCAAATAGCGGAACCTTGCTTGCAGCTTTTGTATGGCTTTTAGTTACAAGTATGGATGATGCTAATTTTAAAGAATGGGGGTGGAGAATTCCTTTTATAGGAAGTATTTTCATAGCACTTTTTGCTGTTTATATGCGTTTAAATGTAAAAGAAACCCCTGTTTTTGAAAAACAAAAAGAACTAATGCTAAAAATTCGTCATGAAAATGAAATTCATATGAAAAAAGATGAAAGAACTTTTTGGCAAAAAAGTCGCGCATTTTGGACCATGGTAGGCATAAGGATAGGTGAAAATGGTCCTTCTTATCTAGCACAAGGATTTATAGTAGGTTATGTAACTAAAATTTTACTTCTTGATAAATCAGTTGCCACAACTGCTGTTGTTATCGCTTCTTTGGTAGGATTTTTAGTTATACCTTTAGCAGGGTATTTGAGTGATAAATTTGGAAGACGCATTACTTATAGAACTTTTTGCTTGCTTTTAATGCTTTATGCCTTTCCTGCTTTTATGTTACTTGATAGTAAAAATGAAATTATCGTGATTTTAACCATCATCATAGGTATGTCTTTGGCATCTTTAGGGATTTTTGGCGTGCAAGCTGCATGGGGTGTAGAACTTTTTGGAGCAAAAAATCGCTATACCAAAATGGCACTAGCAAAAGAGTTTGGCTCAATACTTTCAGGAGGGACCGCTCCTATGATAGCTTCAGCTTTACTTGCTTATTATGGCACTTGGTGGCCAATAGCCTTGTATTTTGTTATCACCGCAGGCATTGGTTTTATCACAACTTTTTTTGCACCAGAAACTAGAGGCAGGGATTTAAATTTAATAGAAGATGCAATATGATACGCCTTATTTTAGATACTGATATAGGCAATGGCATAGCAGGGGCTAATACTGATGATGGTTTAGCCCTTGGACTTATTTTAGCCTCCAAAGAAATCAAACTTGAAATGATTAGCACTTTAAGTGGAAATGTACAAGCTTTAACCGCTTACAGCGTTGCTAAAGACTTATTAAATAAGCTTGATCTAGACATACCTTTGTATTTAGGTGCTCATGAAGCTTTATATGAGGATAGTCATTTTTGGAGACAAAGACTAGATAAAAGCGTAGAAGAGTTTAAACTTACTCATCTTTGGGATCATATAAAACCTATAAAAATCTTAGAAAACATAAATCCAAATGCTTGTATGAAAATGGGCGAACTTATCATGCAAAATCCAGGTGAAATTTCAATTTGTGCTATAGGACCTTTAACAAA is a genomic window containing:
- a CDS encoding MFS transporter produces the protein MLQTKSIADENFQTPQGKKSFKKAVFSCWLGTAMEYADFALYGLAAATIFSEVFFPEQTPVIALLLSFVTYGIGFIARPIGALFFGYLGDKYGRKNVLMSTIALMGISTTLIGFIPSYAVIGIWAPICLVILRFMQGFGAGAELSGGTVMLGEYAPSKHRGLISSIIALGSNSGTLLAAFVWLLVTSMDDANFKEWGWRIPFIGSIFIALFAVYMRLNVKETPVFEKQKELMLKIRHENEIHMKKDERTFWQKSRAFWTMVGIRIGENGPSYLAQGFIVGYVTKILLLDKSVATTAVVIASLVGFLVIPLAGYLSDKFGRRITYRTFCLLLMLYAFPAFMLLDSKNEIIVILTIIIGMSLASLGIFGVQAAWGVELFGAKNRYTKMALAKEFGSILSGGTAPMIASALLAYYGTWWPIALYFVITAGIGFITTFFAPETRGRDLNLIEDAI